gaagcggaagttcattatgatgccaattctcatccaaggccctaagcaacccggtaacgacatcgatgtgtacctaaggccattagttgaagaacttttacagttgtgggcgaaacctggtgtacgtgtctgggatgagcacaaaggagaggaatttgacctacgagcgttgctttttgtaaccatcaacgattggcctgctctcagtaacctttcgggacagacaactaagggatacaatgcatgcacgcactgcttacatgagactggaagtgtacgtttggttaattgtaagaagaacgtgtacctgggtcatcgtcgatttcttccccgaaatcataacgtaagaaagaaaggcaagcatttcaacgggaaggcagatcaccggccgaagcctgcggaacgtactggtgctgagatatttgatatggtcaaggatttgaaagtcatctttggaaagggtcctggcggacaatcagttccgcggggagttgacgggcacgcacccatgtggaagaagaaatctatattttgggagctagaatattggaaagtcctagaggtccgctctgcaatcgacgtgatgcatgttacgaagaatgtttgcgtgaacctgctaagcttcttgggcgtgtatgggaagacaaatgatacaaaggaagcacggcaggaccagcaacttttgaaagacccagatgaccggcatccggaatggtttcaaggtcgtgccagctacgctcttaccaaagaagagaaggtcatttttttgaatgcctgagcagtatgaaggccccgtctggcttctcgtcgaatataaagggaataataaacattccggagaaaaagttccaaaacctgaagtctcacgactgccacgtgattatgacgcaattgcttccgattgctttgagggggctcctaccggaaaatgttcgagtagccattgtgaagctatgtgcattcctcaatgcaatctctcagaaggtaatcaatccagaagatctaccacggttacagaacgatgtggtccaatgccttgtcagtttcgagttggtgttcccaccatccttcttcgatattatgacgcacctcctggtccacctagtcgaagagatttccattctcggtcctgtatttctacacaatatgttcccctttgagaggttcatgggagtattaaagaaatatgttcgtaaccgtgctaggccagaaggaagcatcgtcaagggctatggaaatgaggaggtaattgagttctgtattgactatgttcctgaccttaagccgattggtattcctcaatcgcggcacgaggggagactaagtggaaaaggcaagatcggaagggataccacgatatgtatggacggtcattctatgactgaagcacaccacacagtcctgcaaaattccagcttggtggctccgtacttcgagcaatacaagaatattttacgctcggacaacccggggaagcctgaatcctggattagaaaggcccacatggagactttcggcagttggttgcgaaaacatttaatgaatgccaatgatgttggagatcagctgtacatgttggccaagaaaccatcttcgactataacgactttccacgggtacgagataaatgggaatacattttacaccatcgcccaagataaaaagagcaccaaccaaaacagtggtgtccgctttgatgcagtaaccgagaatgggcaaaaggtcacatattatggttacatagaggagatatgggaacttgactatggaccctcctttaaggtccctttgttccggtgcaaatggttcaagctaacaggaggtggggtaaaggtggacgagcaatacggaatgacaatggtggatttcaacaatcttggttaccttgacgaaccattcgtccttgccaaagatgtcgctcaggttttttatttgaaggacatgagtagcaaaccgaggaaacggaaagataagaaaacgatcagtacatcatgcgatgatccaaagcgccacattgttctttcagggaaaagaaacatcgtgggagtggaggacaagacagacatgtcagaagattataatatgtttggtgaaattccgcccttcaaagtgaacaccgacccaagcattaagttaaatgatgaggatgctccatggatacggcacaaccgtaagcaagcagggacgtccaagggaagaattgatgtgtaataatgtataatggtaccaaactttgtatttggtcgatgaactgaatgatgtataattgtatttttaagattttaaaatgaattagttttatttttctgatttttttgatatattatttgtattttgaacattttaatagcaaaaataattatcatagaagaagaagaaagaaggaaaaaggaagaaaaaaacctaagaaaaaaacagaagaaaaaaggaaaaacagaagaaaaaacagaagaaaaaaacaaaaNNNNNNNNNNNNNNNNNNNNNNNNNNNNNNNNNNNNNNNNNNNNNNNNNNNNNNNNNNNNNNNNNNNNNNNNNNNNNNNNNNNNNNNNNNNNNNNNNNNNNNNNNNNNNNNNNNNNNNNNNNNNNNNNNNNNNNNNNNNNNNNNNNNNNNNNNNNNNNNNNNNNNNNNNNNNNNNNNNNNNNNNNNNNNNNNNNNNNNNNNNNNNNNNNNNNNNNNNNNNNNNNNNNNNNNNNNNNNNNNNNNNNNNNNNNNNNNNNNNNNNNNNNNNNNNNNNNNNNNNNNNNNNNNNNNNNNNNNNNNNNNNNNNNNNNNNNNNNNNNNNNNAACAAAATAATTGTATTTGGTTTGATATATaattatttttctgatttttttgatatataactgtatttttaagattttaaaatgaattagttttaagattttaaaattatcataaagtaaaataaataagtaattagaaacaaaataaaataaaataaataaagcaaaaaataaaacaaaaaacaggcaaaaaataaaaaaatgtgccacctactgggccaccacggcctgaatacgactagatacccttccatgggccaggattcaggcccgcagaaggcccagcaagCCCAACAGGCATACCAGTGCAAatattaggcccgtaagcctgcagttgagaggagctcgagtgggtgggcgcagcagcgcttataaaccactgcaagcccctctcaactagcgaggtgggactaaactttcgacgcgggcagcacagaccctttagtcccggttggtgaggcggaccgcgactaaagggtaccctttagtcgcggttgttgtccccaaccgcgactaaaggctctttctgcgcgggaacgaaggggcgccaaaaccctttagtcccggttggggaggcggaNNNNNNNNNNNNNNNNNNNNNNNNNNNNNNNNNNNNNNNNNNNNNNNNNNNNNNNNNNNNNNNNNNNNNNNNNNNNNNNNNNNNNNNNNNNNNNNNNNNNNNNNNNNNNNNNNNNNNNNNNNNNNNNNNNNNNNNNNNNNNNNNNNNNNNNNNNNNNNNNNNNNNNNNNNNNNNNNNNNNNNNNNNNNNNNNNNNNNNNNNNNNNNNNNNNNNNNNNNNNNNNNNNNNNNNNNNNNNNNNNNNNNNNNNNNNNNNNNNNNNNNNNNNNNNNNNNNNNNNNNNNNNNNNNNNNNNNNNNNNNNNNNNNNNNNNNNNNNNNNNNNNNNNNNNNNNNNNNNNNNNNNNNNNNNNNNNNNNNNNNNNNNNNNNNNNNNNNNNNNNNNNNNNNNNNNNNNNNNNNNNNNNNNNNNNNNNNNNNNNNNNNNNNNNNNNNNNNNNNNNNNNNNNNNNNNNNNNNNNNNNNNNNNNNNNNNNNNNNNNNNNNNNNNNNNNNNNNNNNNNNNNNNNNNNNNNNNNNNNNNNNNNNNNNNNNNNNNNNNNNNNNNNNNNNNNNNNNNNNNNNNNNNNNNNNNNNNNNNNNNNNNNNNNNNNNNNNNNNNNNNNNNNNNNNNNNNNNNNNNNNNNNNNNNNNNNNNNNNNNNNNNNNNNNNNNNNNNNNNNNNNNNNNNNNNNNNNNNNNNNNNNNNNNNNNNNNNNNNNNNNNNNNNNNNNNNNNNNNNNNNNNNNNNNNNNNNNNNNNNNNNNNNNNNNNNNNNNNNNNNNNNNNNNNNNNNNNNNNNNNNNNNNNNNNNNNNNNNNNNNNNNNNNNNNNNNNNNNNNNNNNNNNNNNNNNNNNNNNNNNNNNNNNNNNNNNNNNNNNNNNNNNNNNNNNNNNNNNNNNNNNNNNNNNNNNNNNNNNNNNNNNNNNNNNNNNNNNNNNNNNNNNNNNNNNNNNNNNNNNNNNNNNNNNNNNNNNNNNNNNNNNNNNNNNNNNNNNNNNNNNNNNNNNNNNNNNNNNNNNNNNNNNNNNNNNNNNNNNNNNNNNNNNNNNNNNNNNNNNNNNNNNNNNNNNNNNNNNNNNNNNNNNNNNNNNNNNNNNNNNNNNNNNNNNNNNNNNNNNNNNNNNNNNNNNNNNNNNNNNNNNNNNNNNNNNNNNNNNNNNNNNNNNNNNNNNNNNNNNNNNNNNNNNNNNNNNNNNNNNNNNNNNNNNNNNNNNNNNNNNNNNNNNNNNNNNNNNNNNNNNNNNNNNNNNNNNNNNNNNNNNNNNNNNNNNNNNNNNNNNNNNNNNNNNNNNNNNNNNNNNNNNNNNNNNNNNNNNNNNNNNNNNNNNNNNNNNNNNNNNNNNNNNNNNNNNNNNNNNNNNNNNNNNNNNNNNNNNNNNNNNNNNNNNNNNNNNNNNNNNNNNNNagaacgacgagacgaatccggatacgcagtccgttcgtccgccacacacccctaacatatcaaactcgcaactttccccctctcgCCACCGCCACCGGTCTCTCGGTCACGCGGTCACTGCGTCCCCCCTCTCGCCTCCCTCGTCGCCCTCTCTGTTTATATGTAGAAGAGATGTGATAATATGCATATACacaattaatttgtttttactacatgttttcaggactgacatatggcggacgatagagctgacccgattttggacaactatgatccggacggtgaagcccatatgttcggcatcataaacggcgatattgtatatgtgccgaccggacaagaagaagaagatgatatctcttcttatctgaaccttgacggtgaagatgaagggcgccgtcagcaagatgatgccgaagaaacgtcgataaacgacgatcttgaaatggaagtagcaaccacctccggcgccgaggtatatatatacattgagcctctggtgatacaaactaactgatttgaataaatatgtgtgtactaacgcgcgcgactctctttcttattttagccctcggccggatcgtcgaaacaatcgagtacgtcatcaaagcgtggcgcaaccaagaggTTGAAACCAGGAGAAACATACACAATCGAGGTTGTCGAGGATAAAACCGGCaagccgctggagccccgcaaaaACGCCAccaagtttatcaaccaatgcggagccattgttagagacaacgtctcgatcaccgtccaggagtggaatgagccaaagaaggcacgtgtTGGTTCCAGTTTTGTTGATAAGAGAACCAAAAAAGATTGCTTCAacaagcttatggaacatttcgttttACCTCCGGAATACAGCAAATTCGATAAGGAGGGTAATAAAATCccggaaaacaaggagaggaggaggctagtcaaacggttcgctcttcataagatggccgacgcattccggaaattcaagcaaaatctagcccatgactttgtcaataAGAACAAGACTCctgatttcaaaggacaatatgagaaactgaaacatgattggccagaatttgtgaagcaaaagaaatcggagcagttcattgaAATATCGGAAAAAATAAgcaaaatgcggctaagaaggagtactatcatattatggggccaggagggtatcgcctttgggagcctaggcgTGAGAAgttggagaacgagctgagggcgcgaggaatccttccaggtacggagggatgggacccaagggccaaaagctggtggtacgggcatgggggatcgctgaacccggagacaggggactgtgtttaccggggcaaactaattaaacccacccaagcccttattaacgcaatgagggaagctcaagaggggaagatcaagttcaacagagagaacgacgcgctgacaaaagccctcgggaatcctgaacacggaggacgtgtacgaggcatggggcacgttccgtggaaagtagggttccCCCAGAaagatgacccgtacggttacagaagccgtaagagaaagatggatcgggaagcagatgttgtggtgCGGTTGGCATCTGAAATGGATGAATTGAAGAAAACAGTGaatgtactagtagccgaaagagatgNNNNNNNNNNNNNNNNNNNNNNNNNNNNNNNNNNNNNNNNNNNNNNNNNNNNNNNNNNNNNNNNNNNNNNNNNNNNNNNNNNNNNNNNNNNNNNNNNNNNNNNNNNNNNNNNNNNNNNNNNNNNNNNNNNNNNNNNNNNNNNNNNNNNNNNNNNNNNNNNNNNNNNNNNNNNNNNNNNNNNNNNNNNNNNNNNNNNNNNNNNNNNNNNNNNNNNNNNNNNNNNNNNNNNNNNNNNNNNNNNNNNNNNNNNNNNNNNNNNNNNNNNNNNNNNNNNNNNNNNNNNNNNNNNNNNNNNNNNNNNNNNNNNNNNNNNNNNNNNNNNNNNNNNNNNNNNNNNNNNNNNNNNNNNNNNNNNNNNNNNNNNNNNNNNNNNNNNNNNNNNNNNNNNNNNNNNNNNNNNNNNNNNNNNNNNNNNNNNNNNNNNNNNNNNNNNNNNNNNNNNNNNNNNNNNNNNNNNNNNNNNNNNNNNNNNNNNNNNNNNNNNNNNNNNNNNNNNNNNNNNNNNNNNNNNNNNNNNNNNNNNNNNNNNNNNNNNNNNNNNNNNNNNNNNNNNNNNNNNNNNNNNNNNNNNNNNNNNNNNNNNNNNNNNNNNNNNNNNNNNNNNNNNNNNNNNNNNNNNNNNNNNNNNNNNNNNNNNNNNNNNNNNNNNNNNNNNNNNNNNNNNNNNNNNNNNNNNNNNNNNNNNNNNNNNNNNNNNNNNNNNNNNNNNNNNNNNNNNNNNNNNNNNNNNNNNNNNNNNNNNNNNNNNNNNNNNNNNNNNNNNNNNNNNNNNNNNNNNNNNNNNNNNNNNNNNNNNNNNNNNNNNNNNNNNNNNNNNNNNNNNNNNNNNNNNNNNNNNNNNNNNNNNNNNNNNNNNNNNNNNNNNNNNNNNNNNNNNNNNNNNNNNNNNNNNNNNNNNNNNNNNNNNNNNNNNNNNNNNNNNNNNNNNNNNNNNNNNNNNNNNNNNNNNNNNNNNNNNNNNNNNNNNNNNNNNNNNNNNNNNNNNNNNNNNNNNNNNNNNNNNNNNNNNNNNNNNNNNNNNNNNNNNNNNNNNNNNNNNNNNNNNNNNNNNNNNNNNNNNNNNNNNNNNNNNNNNNNNNNNNNNNNNNNNNNNNNNNNNNNNNNNNNNNNNNNNNNNNNNNNNNNNNNNNNNNNNNNNNNNNNNNNNNNNNNNNNNNNNNNNNNNNNNNNNNNNNNNNNNNNNNNNNNNNNATTTAAAAAAGAGCTAGACTTCAAAAAGCCAAAGGCTAAGAATGAtggggatattcagccagcggAGACCGATCTATGTGGATACtttgtctgtgagatgatccggagatacacctctgaacGGACACCGAGTGATAACAATGCTAAGAGGAATagcctccggtggatgcttagtccagaagctcgcttccgaccacttcaagaggaactagctggatggttcaggagggaagtcctcaatcctaaaggagaacactatgaGGAGGACGTAGAACTTTANNNNNNNNNNNNNNNNNNNNNNNNNNNNNNNNNNNNNNNNNNNNNNNNNNNNNNNNNNNNNNNNNNNNNNNNNNNNNNNNNNNNNNNNNNNNNNNNNNNNNNNNNNNNNNNNNNNNNNNNNNNNNNNNNNNNNNNNNNNNNNNNNNNNNNNNNNNNNNNNNNNNNNNNNNNNNNNNNNNNNNNNNNNNNNNNNNNNNNNNNNNNNNNNNNNNNNNNNNNNNNNNNNNNNNNNNNNNNNNNNNNNNNNNNNNNNNNNNNNNNNNNNNNNNNNNNNNNNNNNNNNNNNNNNNNNNNNNNNNNNNNNNNNNNNNNNNNNNNNNNNNNNNNNNNNNNNNNNNNNNNNNNNNNNNNNNNNNNNNNNNNNNNNNNNNNNNNNNNNNNNNNNNNNNNNNNNNNNNNNNNNNNNNNNNNNNNNNNNNNNNNNNNNNNNNNNNNNNNNNNNNNNNNNNNNNNNNNNNNNNNNNNNNNNNNNNNNNNNNNNNNNNNNNNNNNNNNNNNNNNNNNNNNNNNNNNNNNNNNNNNNNNNNNNNNNNNNNNNNNNNNNNNNNNNNNNNNNNNNNNNNNNNNNNNNNNNNNNNNNNNNNNNNNNNNNNNNNNNNNNNNNNNNNNNNNNNNNNNNNNNNNNNNNNNNNNNNNNNNNNNNNNNNNNNNNNNNNNNNNNNNNNNNNNNNNNNNNNNNNNNNNNNNNNNNNNNNNNNNNNNNNNNNNNNNNNNNNNNNNNNNNNNNNNNNNNNNNNNNNNNNNNNNNNNNNNNNNNNNNNNNNNNNNNNNNNNNNNNNNNNNNNNNNNNNNNNNNNNNNNNNNNNNNNNNNNNNNNNNNNNNNNNNNNNNNNNNNNNNNNNNNNNNNNNNNNNNNNNNNNNNNNNNNNNNNNNNNNNNNNNNNNNNNNNNNNNNNNNNNNNNNNNNNNNNNNNNNNNNNNNNNNNNNNNNNNNNNNNNNNNNNNNNNNNNNNNNNNNNNNNNNNNNNNNNNNNNNNNNNNNNNNNNNNNNNNNNNNNNNNNNNNNNNNNNNNNNNNNNNNNNNNNNNNNNNNNNNNNNNNNNNNNNNNNNNNNNNNNNNNNNNNNNNNNNNNNNNNNNNNNNNNNNNNNNNNNNNNNNNNNNNNNNNNNNNNNNNNNNNNNNNNNNNNNNNNNNNNNNNNNNNNNNNNNNNNNNNNNNNNNNNNNNNNNNNNNNNNNNNNNNNNNNNNNNNNNNNNNNNNNNNNNNNNNNNNNNNNNNNNNNNNNNNNNNNNNNNNNNNNNNNNNNNNNNNNNNNNNNNNNNNNNNNNNNNNNNNNNNNNNNNNNNNNNNNNNNNNNNNNNNNNNNNNNNNNNNgccaaccgcgaccaaaggccttttttccaccagtgaagGGGCTAtcatgaagttatgcttgttgtacATATATACAATTGAGTGAACAAATGAAAAATATTAATGTACAGGGAGGTTGCCACTGGACGTGGTGCTTGTGTATGCATTTGACTGCACCATTACCCCAAGTATGGCCTGGGACAAGATGGAACATGAGATCTTTTGGCTGGTGCAAGAGAAACTCACCCACTTCAAGGATAGTTGTCTCGGCTACACATACGTCATGTCGACCCCTAACACGTACACGCATGATGTGAAACTAGTTGACTCCAAGGAGACAAAGACAGCTGGTTACTCCGGAAGCTCAGCTTGGAGAAAGAACCCATGTACGAAGAACATGGCGTCTGGCCTCCCCGTGGCACATAAACTAATGAGAGACCATGGGTGCTCTTCTCCGACGGGTTGGTTAACAAGGGTGACTTCTTTGATGGAGCTGAGGACTTCGTCTCCAAGGTGCCGGTGCACACGTTTACTCTCGCAGGAGGTGCATATAACCATGTAAGTATCATATCGGAATTATTAGAGTCCAAATCATATTAGCTATTTATTAGTTAATTATTAATTCACCATATGATCATAACATGTGTATATGCTAGGGTCTCCGTGCCATGGCAGCGAATTCCCCAGGTGGAGTGTTCCACCCTGAACCAGTTCCTGATAAGCCGAGTGAATCGGTGTCCTTCTCGCAGCTGCTGGATAGCATACTCATCGCGCCATGAAAGTGAGCTAGTCCAAGCTCTCAATCCAGGTAAGATAAATATATCTGATGGTCATCGGTGATATGTTAGTTAGTGTGTATGACTTAATGTTCACTGATGTGCGATGGACATGCCTGCTTGCAGGGAGAAATTCACATGCCAGGGCTCGTCATAAAATGGAATAAACTGCGCTGCACTGCGCCTTTGTCCATTTTCAATTTATTTTTTTCCGTAGCGAGTTTTGTTGGAATTACCGTTGTTGTTAAGCCGCTACTTAATCATTTATATTTGTGTTTCACGGCGCAAGTGTGATGTGTGTGTACTTTTGTTCATGTGATTTCACTCTCTGGGCAAATCTACTGAACACTAGCTAGTTCCCGGCCCTCTTGTTTTCCCCTCAAACAAAGAAGTTCCCTCATGTTTTCGTTTTGAGAGAGCATACTCGCGTTGTTTAAAGGTGCACGTTCAGGTTATTGGTCAACTTCGTTTTGTTAAATGATTTAGCACATGGTAGCGAACATATCTGAATACACAAAGTTCCCTTGGAATATGTCTAACAAAAGCCACGCGCACTTGGAATTTGTTGTCCAATTATTGACGAAATCATAACAAAGGATTTTTCCAATGATTTCATAGACGAAAATCATTGATGGCCATCTTGGGACCCAATCCCACAGAGTAATAGTGCGCGACGTAATCCCTAGCGAGTGTCTCCCTGTACAAGGGCGGGTTCTTCCCCGACAGCAGCTCCTTGATCGGGCCATATATCCTCTCCGAACTTGGGTTGCTTGGGAAACATGCGATCGAGACCCTCGGTGCATCGTTATTCGCGATGACTCTGTGCTCCACGCTCCTAAACCTGTCATTCGAGATCATCTAGTAGAGAGGAAAGACACATGTATGCCTTTAGCATTTTACGGTTGTGATTTTAATGATTTTAGCGTGACCAATTGTGAAGATGCATAGGTACCTGCAAGAGATCGCCCACATTGACGATGAACGCTCCCGGTGTTGGCGTGACGTCAACCCACTGGTTCTCGTGGAGCACCTGGAGCCCGCCGACGCCGTCCTGGAGAAGCACCGTGAGGAAGCCGGAGTCGGAGTGACGGGTGGTGCCGATGGCGAGCTCGGGCTCCGGGCAGGGAGGGTAGTAGTGGCAGAGTATCATCTGGCCCTGGTTGCAACCCATGTCGGCGAGGTGGTTGGGGTGGAGGCCAAGTGCTTCGGACAGCAGAGCAAAGAGCGTGTCCCGTAGGTTCCTCACGTGCTCGGCGTAGTC
The window above is part of the Triticum aestivum cultivar Chinese Spring chromosome 2A, IWGSC CS RefSeq v2.1, whole genome shotgun sequence genome. Proteins encoded here:
- the LOC123184291 gene encoding 1-aminocyclopropane-1-carboxylate oxidase homolog 2; amino-acid sequence: MSAAYDRAAELRALDATFAGVGGLVASGVTRVPRIFRFPDDAHEAPQEPTGGRQEPVAIPVIDLGCGDHAAVVAAVSRAAAEWGFFQVTGHGVPPEVGSSALEAARAFHESPGGEGTDKARLYTRDPARAVKYNCNFDLHESKVANWRDTLYLRVEPHPPDAGDMPESCRRDVFFDYAEHVRNLRDTLFALLSEALGLHPNHLADMGCNQGQMILCHYYPPCPEPELAIGTTRHSDSGFLTVLLQDGVGGLQVLHENQWVDVTPTPGAFIVNVGDLLQMISNDRFRSVEHRVIANNDAPRVSIACFPSNPSSERIYGPIKELLSGKNPPLYRETLARDYVAHYYSVGLGPKMAINDFRL